In the Bacteroidota bacterium genome, one interval contains:
- a CDS encoding M48 family metalloprotease, whose translation MKRLVVTVAAVMYSVFAVGCGSSINLFSKSEDVKLGQQMTSQIASDPKDYPVLNNPTVTGYVQGIVNTVLRSPNIKNRDFQYKVTIIHDDKTINAFSIPGGGIYVYTGLMKFIDNEATLAGILAHEITHADHRHSTAQMSKQYGLQIVAGLAVGQAGGSTTTAELVQYVTGVGGSLAMLRFSRDDERDADATSFEDLRTIPGQPYYPAAIKYFMLKTLSWDPKGATASLEKNLATHPPSKERLDAVVKQAIDAHLPSEPPASQLRASEYQRVRAMLP comes from the coding sequence ATGAAACGACTTGTTGTAACCGTTGCGGCGGTGATGTATTCGGTGTTTGCGGTGGGGTGCGGTTCGAGCATTAATTTGTTCTCGAAGTCGGAGGATGTGAAGCTGGGGCAGCAGATGACCTCGCAGATTGCATCGGACCCGAAGGATTATCCGGTGCTCAATAATCCAACCGTCACAGGATATGTCCAGGGGATTGTGAATACGGTGCTTCGCTCGCCGAACATCAAGAACCGCGATTTTCAGTACAAGGTCACGATCATCCACGACGACAAGACGATTAACGCGTTCTCGATTCCGGGCGGCGGCATTTATGTCTACACGGGGCTGATGAAGTTCATCGACAACGAGGCGACGCTGGCGGGGATTCTCGCGCATGAGATCACGCATGCCGATCATCGCCATTCGACGGCACAGATGTCGAAGCAGTACGGCTTGCAGATCGTGGCGGGTCTTGCCGTCGGTCAGGCCGGTGGTTCGACGACTACGGCGGAGTTGGTGCAGTACGTGACCGGTGTCGGTGGTTCGCTCGCGATGCTTCGGTTCTCGCGCGACGACGAACGCGATGCCGATGCAACGTCGTTCGAGGATCTTCGTACGATCCCAGGGCAGCCGTACTATCCTGCGGCGATCAAATACTTTATGCTCAAGACGCTCTCGTGGGACCCGAAGGGCGCGACGGCGTCGCTCGAAAAGAACCTCGCCACGCATCCGCCTTCCAAAGAGCGCCTCGATGCGGTCGTCAAGCAAGCCATCG